A DNA window from Leishmania panamensis strain MHOM/PA/94/PSC-1 chromosome 27 sequence contains the following coding sequences:
- a CDS encoding hypothetical protein (TriTrypDB/GeneDB-style sysID: LpmP.27.1180) gives MFRRVGFCYGKKLSFIYRNVRSVPLPEKAECGGEDAFLSLSNVQAVLDGVSWWRESAGLNAGLYSAALARSMCEYIEDELLGDAPASSFRLLERGYENCRHSDMVGTCTVLVATLQGPQEEIQSKDHYKVVLLDGPSLPISGVSTIGDPLASTGAALTAAAASGTAAAAASGTAAAAATDDTLSSAEVAKESIADSDDAVMRTATTTDLHQAFTRFQRTDGADNYLLDVVYIGDCTMMLIRGGRVRYVTEEQAHQLDYPYQLGTGSKDMPKDGVRLLIPVEKGDVVVMGTDGIFDNLYPHRIAELLWPHVERVLRQHGYLQVLSGEAEKTPASFMSYAANLNLRTLLDDMMAALEMAANAIIVDATTVSRDVRCNSPYASKCIENGALFEGGKPDDMTLLISVIGDCDDVQTGDQFSSSETSFPLPYRDWP, from the coding sequence ATGTTTCGCAGAGTTGGATTTTGCTATGGTAAGAAGCTCTCTTTCATCTACCGGAATGTCCGATCCGTCCCACTGCCAGAAAAGGCTGAATGCGGTGGCGAGGACGCATTCCTATCCTTATCTAATGTCCAGGCAGTGTTGGATGGCGTGAgctggtggagagagagcgcaggcTTGAACGCCGGCCTCTACAGCGCTGCATTGGCTCGAAGTATGTGTGAATACATCGAGGATGAGCTTCTCGGTGATGCCCCAGCGAGCTCCTTTCGGCTTCTTGAGCGCGGTTACGAAAACTGTAGGCACAGCGATATGGTTGGCACATGCACAGTCCTGGTGGCGACGCTACAAGGGCCCCAGGAGGAGATTCAGTCGAAGGACCACTATAAGGTGGTACTGTTGGATGGACCGTCACTGCCAATCTCGGGTGTTTCCACTATTGGTGATCCACTCGCATCTACAGGTGCTGCTTtaaccgctgccgctgcctccggcaccgcagcagccgctgcctccggcaccgcagcagccgcagctacCGATGATACGTTGAGCAGCGCGGAAGTGGCCAAGGAGTCCATCGCTGACTCAGATGACGCCGTCATGCGGACGGCTACGACGACAGACCTGCATCAAGCCTTCACACGATTTCAACGCACGGATGGGGCGGACAACTACTTGTTGGACGTCGTCTACATTGGCGACTGCACAATGATGCTGATTCGTGGCGGACGGGTGCGCTACGTCACTGAGGAGCAGGCACATCAGCTGGACTACCCCTACCAGCTGGGCACCGGTAGCAAGGATATGCCGAAGGATGGCGTGCGTCTTCTTATACcagtggagaagggcgaTGTAGTCGTGATGGGCACCGATGGCATTTTCGACAATCTGTACCCACATCGAATAGCAGAATTGTTATGGCCACATGTGGAGCGTGTTCTTCGTCAGCACGGATACCTGCAAGTGCTGAGTGGTGAAGCAGAGAAGACACCAGCAAGCTTCATGAGTTACGCGGCAAATCTTAACCTTCGCACGCTTCTCGACGACATGATGGCAGCACTGGAGATGGCCGCGAACGCCATCATTGTTGACGCCACAACTGTTTCGCGTGACGTGCGCTGCAACTCTCCATACGCCTCCAAGTGCATAGAAAATGGTGCCCTTTTCGAGGGCGGCAAGCCAGACGACATGACACTGCTTATTTCTGTAATCGGCGATTGCGATGACGTCCAGACCGGCGATCAATTTTCCAGTAGTGAGACGTCGTTTCCATTGCCGTACCGTGACTGGCCATGA
- a CDS encoding hypothetical protein (TriTrypDB/GeneDB-style sysID: LpmP.27.1190): protein MDNRGSTVRSPASAGRRYVARSACSPVKSNLVEENLIDLCDGGAVVSSQPLSLTSSGRGPCASAASASRMRRTVNTSEERDHTLASFTPNRRPRRKLDASRSLSSSASIRKSLELQSNSSLRAEGKQRRFSAVPKTMKATANLHVGESPLKRSVSRRVRSSVSLESSAQTSRPTEESVPSPTSSVKTLASDSPSVLHSREPSVAVSEEEDLCCICLESYSDDNPMFHGACQHHFHLPCLMEWKQRSSLCPMCCAATLKGVGEFEVAHHSAAADSAGMARQQATTMRDAQVARSLQHKYLRAAQRRGHGDPHFPPSAQSSRVLNSGSPRDLPSRAPPHNAEAGRYLSSTLQSDNSFNSQRPSNVVHVPLSRSSLGPVGEQQQRGAENAFPSSTPPPVHPSLQNARRSRSKLPVACAVM from the coding sequence ATGGATAATAGAGGCTCCACTGTTCGCTCCCCTGCCAGCGCGGGGAGGCGCTACGTggcccgcagcgcctgctcacCTGTCAAGAGCAACCTCGTCGAGGAAAACCTGATCGATTTGTGCGACGGCGGGGCGGTCGTGTCATCGCAGCCCCTGAGCTTGACCTCGAGCGGCAGAGGGCCCTGCGCCTCGGCCGCATCTGCGAGCAGGATGAGAAGGACAGTTAATACGTCGGAGGAACGGGATCACACCCTCGCCTCGTTCACACCGAACCGGCGACCACGTCGGAAATTGGATGCCTCGAGGTCACTGAGTAGCTCCGCATCGATTCGGAAATCTCTGGAGCTACAAAGCAACTCATCATTGAGAGCGGAAGGCAAGCAACGCAGGTTTTCCGCGGTTCCGAAGACCATGAAGGCCACCGCTAACCTTCACGTGGGTGAATCGCCACTGAAGCGGAGCGTCTCGAGACGGGTGCGGAGCTCGGTATCGCTAGAATCTTCCGCGCAGACCTCTAGGCCAACGGAGGAATCTGTGCCATCTCCCACGTCTTCTGTGAAGACGCTCGCGTCGGACTCACCGAGCGTTCTGCACTCGCGCGAACCCTCAGTTGCGGTttcggaggaggaggattTGTGCTGCATCTGCCTGGAGAGCTACAGCGATGATAACCCTATGTTCCACGGCGCGTGCCAGCACCATTTTCATCTTCCCTGCCTTATGGAAtggaagcagcgcagcagcttgtGCCCaatgtgctgcgccgcaacACTCAAAGGTGTAGGCGAATTTGAGGTGGCGCATCATAGCGCAGCCGCAGATTCAGCTGGAATGGCGCGACAGCAAGCTACCACGATGCGCGATGCCCAAGTCGCACGCAGTCTGCAGCACAAGTATCTTcgggcagcgcagcgtcgtGGCCACGGAGACCCGCActttcctccctccgcaCAGTCATCGCGTGTGCTGAACAGTGGCTCACCAAGGGACTTGCCTAGTCGCGCGCCGCCCCACAACGCCGAGGCTGGGAGGTACCTTTCCAGCACATTGCAGTCCGACAATAGCTTCAACTCACAGCGGCCAAGCAACGTTGTACACGTTCCATTGTCGCGTTCTTCCCTAGGACCGGttggagagcagcagcagcgtggtgCGGAGAACGCGTTCCCGTCGTCAACTCCGCCACCAGTGCATCCAAGCCTTCAGAATGCTCGGCGTTCGCGCAGTAAGTTACCGGTGGCGTGCGCTGTCATGTAG